One window of Pectobacterium carotovorum genomic DNA carries:
- a CDS encoding MFS transporter, whose product MKTHHATVESLPAVQEHWGAVGAMSLCVALLIAAEFMPVSLLTPIARDLGASDGQAGLAISISGLFAVVASLLVTRVCAHHERRHVLMVLALVMLISLILIALSPNFALLMLARALLGVVVGGFWALATATIMRLVSPNSVPRALGLMYTGNAVATAFAAPLGSYLGGIIGWRGVFWLLTPLVVLNLLWIAVSLPSIRSKHSADPILGLLKRPNVAMAMLGVMLTFAGAFCAFTYFRPFLETRTQTSLPELSSLLLALGMAGFVGTSVASATLHRHLYRLLRWLPLMLALITLGLLAIQHSFWGVALMLTLWGAINAAIPVAWSAWIARGIHDAPENGGGLIVAAIQLSIMLGASIGGWLLDHYTIGATLLGSASLLMVATLMVGSGKRLQANSAIER is encoded by the coding sequence GCTGATTGCCGCCGAGTTTATGCCGGTCAGCCTACTGACCCCGATCGCCCGCGATCTCGGTGCCAGCGATGGCCAGGCAGGCCTTGCCATCTCCATCTCGGGTCTCTTCGCCGTCGTCGCCAGCCTGCTGGTCACTCGGGTCTGCGCCCACCATGAGCGGCGTCATGTGCTGATGGTATTGGCACTGGTGATGCTGATCTCCCTCATCCTGATCGCGCTAAGCCCCAACTTTGCGCTACTGATGCTGGCCCGGGCCCTGCTGGGCGTGGTGGTCGGTGGATTCTGGGCACTAGCCACCGCCACCATCATGAGGCTGGTGTCCCCCAACTCGGTGCCTAGGGCCCTCGGTCTCATGTACACCGGCAACGCCGTCGCGACCGCCTTTGCAGCTCCGCTCGGCAGCTATCTGGGTGGCATCATCGGCTGGCGGGGCGTGTTCTGGCTGCTTACCCCACTGGTTGTGCTGAACCTACTGTGGATAGCCGTCAGCCTGCCTTCGATACGAAGCAAGCACAGTGCTGATCCGATTCTGGGGCTGCTCAAGCGACCCAATGTGGCGATGGCCATGCTCGGCGTCATGCTCACCTTTGCTGGCGCCTTCTGTGCGTTTACCTACTTCCGACCGTTTCTGGAGACGCGTACCCAAACCAGCCTGCCGGAACTCTCCTCCCTGCTGCTGGCACTAGGAATGGCCGGATTCGTGGGCACCTCGGTGGCCAGCGCCACCCTGCATCGTCACCTATACCGGCTGCTGCGATGGCTGCCCCTGATGCTTGCACTCATCACCCTTGGCCTGCTCGCCATCCAGCACTCCTTCTGGGGCGTCGCGCTGATGCTGACCCTGTGGGGTGCTATCAATGCCGCCATTCCGGTTGCCTGGTCCGCCTGGATAGCTCGGGGGATCCACGATGCCCCCGAGAATGGTGGCGGCCTCATCGTTGCCGCAATTCAGCTCTCCATCATGCTGGGGGCCAGCATCGGTGGCTGGCTGCTCGATCACTACACCATAGGCGCCACCTTGCTCGGCAGCGCCTCGTTGCTGATGGTAGCAACACTGATGGTAGGCAGTGGCAAACGACTGCAAGCAAACTCAGCAATAGAGAGGTAA
- the pstS gene encoding phosphate ABC transporter substrate-binding protein PstS, with product MKLMRTTLASVVAATFSLTAFSALAAANLTGAGATFPAPVYAKWADSYQKETGNKVNYQGIGSSGGVKQIIAKTVDFGASDAPLADDKLAQDGLFQFPTVIGGVVLAVNVPGIKSGDLTLDGKTLGDIYLGNIKKWNDPAITKLNPNAKLPDQDIAVVRRADGSGTSFVFTSYLAKVNPEWKEKIGAGSTVNWPTGLGGKGNDGIAAFVQRLPGSIGYVEYAYAKQNNLAYTKLISADGKAVSPTGASFSNAAKEIDWSKSFAQDLTNQKGADAWPITSTTFILVQTKQEKPEQGAEVLKFFDWAFKKGGEQAEALDYATLPKEVVEQIRAAWKTQVKDSSGKALY from the coding sequence ATGAAACTGATGCGTACCACTCTTGCCAGTGTTGTTGCGGCAACCTTTTCTCTGACGGCATTTTCTGCTTTAGCTGCTGCTAACCTCACCGGTGCCGGTGCGACATTCCCTGCGCCTGTTTATGCCAAATGGGCTGACTCCTATCAAAAAGAAACCGGTAATAAAGTTAACTATCAAGGCATCGGTTCTTCTGGTGGTGTAAAACAGATTATCGCTAAAACAGTCGATTTCGGTGCTTCTGACGCCCCTCTGGCTGACGACAAATTAGCACAGGATGGTTTATTCCAGTTCCCAACCGTTATCGGTGGCGTGGTGCTGGCAGTGAACGTTCCTGGTATCAAATCTGGCGATTTAACGCTGGATGGTAAAACGCTGGGTGATATCTACCTGGGCAACATCAAAAAATGGAACGACCCGGCGATCACCAAACTGAACCCGAATGCCAAGCTGCCGGATCAGGACATCGCAGTGGTTCGTCGTGCTGACGGTTCTGGTACGTCTTTCGTATTCACCAGCTACCTGGCAAAAGTGAACCCAGAGTGGAAAGAGAAGATTGGTGCAGGTTCTACTGTGAACTGGCCAACCGGTCTGGGCGGTAAAGGTAACGATGGTATCGCGGCGTTCGTACAGCGTCTGCCTGGTTCTATCGGTTACGTAGAATACGCGTATGCCAAGCAAAACAACCTGGCTTACACCAAACTGATTTCTGCCGATGGCAAAGCGGTTAGCCCGACTGGCGCAAGCTTCAGCAACGCGGCTAAAGAAATCGACTGGAGCAAGTCTTTCGCTCAGGATCTGACGAACCAGAAAGGCGCTGATGCATGGCCGATTACCTCAACCACGTTTATCCTGGTTCAGACCAAACAGGAAAAACCTGAGCAGGGCGCTGAAGTGTTGAAATTCTTCGACTGGGCGTTCAAGAAAGGCGGCGAGCAAGCTGAAGCGCTGGATTACGCAACACTGCCAAAAGAAGTGGTTGAGCAAATCCGTGCTGCCTGGAAAACCCAGGTAAAAGACAGCAGCGGTAAAGCTCTGTACTAA
- a CDS encoding cupin domain-containing protein, translated as MEIIANGTKSSLQAPGAWFVGKVRIDDLFQAPLPATVSIGTVTFEPRARTAWHSHPLGQTLIVTKGIGWIQVEGGSIREICSGDIVWISPGEKHWHGATANTAMTHIAIQEAVNGQAAEWFEQVSEQDYIGNTTL; from the coding sequence ATGGAAATAATTGCTAATGGCACGAAATCTTCGCTGCAAGCTCCCGGAGCTTGGTTTGTCGGCAAGGTACGCATTGATGATTTATTTCAGGCTCCACTGCCTGCTACGGTATCGATAGGGACTGTAACATTCGAACCTAGAGCTCGAACGGCATGGCACAGTCATCCACTTGGGCAAACACTGATTGTGACTAAAGGAATCGGATGGATTCAAGTTGAAGGTGGCTCCATTCGAGAAATTTGCTCGGGTGATATTGTGTGGATATCGCCGGGTGAAAAGCATTGGCATGGAGCTACGGCCAATACAGCTATGACGCATATTGCCATACAGGAAGCAGTGAATGGTCAAGCCGCTGAGTGGTTTGAACAGGTCAGTGAACAGGATTATATAGGCAACACCACTTTGTAA